The stretch of DNA ATCATAAAAATGCTCTTTATAGCGATGCTCCAGAATTGTTAGAACAGGCGTGGCAGTCAGTCGAACAGTATCACCAAGATTTTACGGATTTTTTTGGTAGCGATGAAGTCAATCTTTCGGGATATCACCTCAATAAAAAGATTGCTGAATTTCAAGAAGTAATTACCAAAAAACGCCTAGCTGAAGCTGGCATTGACAATTCCAAATCTCTGGACGAAATAGCAACAGAATCGGGAGTTGATGCTACAGAACTCAGGGCCGCAGCCACAGAAATGGGTGCTGATGCCGATACAGTCGATCGAATGTTAGGCAAGCCAGACTCGAAAATGGTGATGCCCAAAATTGACTTGCCTGATACTCTTAAAAAAGCCGAACAGGTAACGGCTATTTCTCATCCTCGTTGGGGTCAGATGTTTTTACCTACCTACACTCAAGTCACAGCTCTGTTAAAAACCGAAGACTGGCAAAGCTTACCTAATGCTAATAAGTTAGTTCGCTATTACTTGGAAGATGCGACGATTAATGCTTTCATCTGGCAGCGTTTAGCCCAAACTTACCCAACTCAACTAGAAAAAGTTTTGCAAACAGTATTAGAGCGGCCAGATTTTAATTTGGAGCGCGATTTAGAGCAACTTTTACAAACATACAATAAACCGTTAGAGCCGGAACTGCCAGAAATTGCCAGCGTTCCCCTGCACTTGCATAATTTATTTCAAGAGGCTATGGCTGAAGTTAATAAGTCCAAGTCTAAGTCAGGGGATAAAAAGAAAGGTGCTAAAGGCTTTAAATCCTCTTAGTTCTCCTTGATTTAACTGTGATGTCGCTCAGGTAGAAATGGGCGGTACAAATCCACACTGGTAGTTGAAAATTGGGATCGAAAAACACAGTTTCGGGAACTGGGACTAAGAGCTGATCTGTGTGGACGCGCCAACCATCATAGCCGGGAAAACTTTTCCAGGCAGTCATGCCGATCGCGTGACATCGATCGCCCATCAATGCCTCTGCTAAGTCTACGATTCCGGGTCGATCGAGGTAGGAAAGCCAGAGGCGATCGCGATTGAAAACGCACTTGAAACGATCGTTAAGTTCGCTCCAACTACTGCCATCTAAACCGAAGGGTTGGAGGCGATCGATCGCTGCGCGGGCTGCCGTTACTTCCTCAGCGTTGAGTACGTTGGGGATCGGTACATAACCGTCCTCGTGCATCGCCTCGATCGCGATCGGGATATCGTTGAGCGCTAACGTCTTCTGCCTATGGGTGAAAGATTCGCTCACCGCCGCTACGTTCATGGTTTCAATTTAGTTGAAGAACAAGAGCTTTCCTATCTACAGCCTACGCGATCGCCAGGCAAAAATCCAGCCTGGTGCTGTGGGAAATGCTCTGAACCGCTGAGTTTGACTATGTTCGCTCGTAAGACTGAACTTTTTCTGTCTATACTCACTTAAAATTATTGCTATGAGGGAATAGTAAGTTATAACAAAATAGGAGCCTTGCCAGGAGAAGCCTCAAGCAAGCTGTTTGCAGTCTGCCACAGCTAACCCCTACAGAGCTACTATTAGATCAATCAAATTAAAATGAGCTAAGACGCTATGGTAACTCGCGGCTTTTTATCTTCAGGCAAAACTAAAAAATCTAAAGTGATGCCAACTTCCAGGTTCACAAGTGATTTTTCGGAGGCTACTAAAAGTGAATTCAGAATAAAATTAAACAGTTTGCAGCCTACTGTTTCAGAAGCGCAGGAAATCATCTACCAGTTTTTTATCGATCTGGTTCGAGACAGTTCTCCAGATGTGGTGCTGGCAGAATTTAAGCATTTATTTATTGAGCCTGTCCCCTCAGCTAATACCGAGGCAATTTGGGCGCTCAAGATCGTGATCGAATCGCAAAATGAGGCCGAGTTCAAAAATTTATTCAAGCGTTGTTGCTATATTATCCTCAATAACTGGGTAGGACGGCGCAATTACCAAATAACTCAAGACTTAATTCAACTGGTTTCAAATTGGCAAAACCACCACCTTCCCTCAGACAATCACTTCCAACAAATGAGAGCTTGGCTGGCAAGTTTTGTCAACAGTCAAGACTACCAAGAAATCAAGCTATTTGTTTCTAGATATGACGAGAATTGCGTTCAAACTAACTGGACTGAGCGCTACACATCTTTTTTGCTCGCTCCTCAGTATGTAGATGAAAAAAACCCCATAGAACAGCGCCAAGCAGCTCAAAAATTCTCCAAGCAACTCAAAGAGAAATTTAAGTTTGAACTGGCACTTTATACCGCCCACGCTCAAGCTGGTGATTTTAAAGATTCTGCTTTTGAAAATCCTACAGTTTTAGGAGATGAAGTTCTACTTTTAATTAAAAATATTGTAGCTAGGCGGGGCTTGTTGAGCTATGCCAGCTTAGCCAAAACTTTTCTCGCCCAAATCAAAAACATTAACTATAAGGAGTTCAAAAAAAGTTTATTAATATATTTGTTTCATTCCACTGAAAAAGAGACTCCCTTAGTTAAAACGCTGAAAACTTTGATACTTAAGAAAGTAGATAATCTTTATGAAACTTATGATGCTGAAACAATTAACAACTCTCTAATTTTGATGACTTGCAACAAAGTCATCAAGATTTTAACGCTGGAAAAAGTAGGTAGCCCTTCCCCAGTATTTACATTGTTAGTATCTCAAAATAATCCTTTAACTTTGGCAGTTATGCTGCTCAAGCTGGTTTTGATCTCCCCTAATTCTAGGACACATTTAGAAGTT from Kamptonema formosum PCC 6407 encodes:
- a CDS encoding phytanoyl-CoA dioxygenase family protein → MNVAAVSESFTHRQKTLALNDIPIAIEAMHEDGYVPIPNVLNAEEVTAARAAIDRLQPFGLDGSSWSELNDRFKCVFNRDRLWLSYLDRPGIVDLAEALMGDRCHAIGMTAWKSFPGYDGWRVHTDQLLVPVPETVFFDPNFQLPVWICTAHFYLSDITVKSRRTKRI